In Magnolia sinica isolate HGM2019 chromosome 12, MsV1, whole genome shotgun sequence, a single genomic region encodes these proteins:
- the LOC131220382 gene encoding granule-bound starch synthase 1, chloroplastic/amyloplastic-like has translation MFAPNMTCIISNSISFLFSSAILSLLLSGFELQQFKWTNISRVFLQYKFTCLLAALEAPRVLNLNSREYYSGPYGEDVVFVANDWHTALISCYLKSVYKPNGIYKSAKVAFYIHNISYQGRYAISDFSLLNLPNEFKSSFDFIDGYV, from the exons atgtTTGCACCCAACATGACTTGCATTATTAGCAATTCCATctcatttttgttttcttctgCCATATTAAGTTTACTTTTGTCGGGATTTGAGCTTCAACAATTTAAGTGGACAAATATTTCTAGAGTCTTTCTTCAATATAAGTTCACTTGTTTACTT GCAGCATTGGAGGCCCCTAGAGTTCTGAATCTTAACAGCAGGGAATATTATTCTGGGCCATATG GGGAAGATGTTGTGTTTGTTGCCAATGACTGGCACACTGCTCTAATCTCTTGCTACTTGAAGAGTGTATACAAACCCAACGGGATTTACAAGAGCGCCAAG GTAGCATTCTACATACACAACATTTCCTACCAAGGGAGATATGCCATTTCAGACTTCTCGCTGCTCAATCTCCCGAATGAATTCAAAAGCTCTTTCGATTTCATTGATGGGTATGTATGA